From a single Anomaloglossus baeobatrachus isolate aAnoBae1 chromosome 4, aAnoBae1.hap1, whole genome shotgun sequence genomic region:
- the GOLT1B gene encoding vesicle transport protein GOT1B isoform X1: MISLTDTQKIGMGLTGFGVFFLFFGMLLFFDKALLAIGNVLFVAGLAFVIGLERTFRFFFQKHKVKATAFFLGGVFVVLVGWPLIGMVLEIYGFFLLFRGFFPVVIGFIRRVPVLGSILNLPGISSLVDKAGESNNMV, encoded by the exons ATGATCTCCCTCACCGACACGCAGA AGATCGGGATGGGACTCACCGGCTTCGgcgtcttcttcctcttcttcgggATGTTACTGTTCTTCGATAAAGCGCTGCTCGCCATCGGAAAT GTCCTCTTTGTGGCGGGTCTGGCGTTCGTCATTGGGCTGGAGAGGACTTTCCGTTTCTTTTTCCAGAAGCATAAAGTGAAGGCCACGGCGTTCTTCCTGGGGGGGGTGTTTGTGGTCTTGGTCGGGTGGCCCCTCATTGGGATGGTCCTGGAGATCTACGGCTTCTTCTTGCTCTTCAG ggGCTTTTTCCCGGTGGTGATCGGTTTCATTCGGAGAGTCCCGGTCCTAGGATCCATCCTGAATCTACCTGGGATCAGCTCG CTCGTGGATAAAGCTGGAGAGAGTAACAACATGGTGTAA
- the GOLT1B gene encoding vesicle transport protein GOT1B isoform X2, producing the protein MISLTDTQKIGMGLTGFGVFFLFFGMLLFFDKALLAIGNVLFVAGLAFVIGLERTFRFFFQKHKVKATAFFLGGVFVVLVGWPLIGMVLEIYGFFLLFRGFFPVVIGFIRRVPVLGSILNLPGISSPT; encoded by the exons ATGATCTCCCTCACCGACACGCAGA AGATCGGGATGGGACTCACCGGCTTCGgcgtcttcttcctcttcttcgggATGTTACTGTTCTTCGATAAAGCGCTGCTCGCCATCGGAAAT GTCCTCTTTGTGGCGGGTCTGGCGTTCGTCATTGGGCTGGAGAGGACTTTCCGTTTCTTTTTCCAGAAGCATAAAGTGAAGGCCACGGCGTTCTTCCTGGGGGGGGTGTTTGTGGTCTTGGTCGGGTGGCCCCTCATTGGGATGGTCCTGGAGATCTACGGCTTCTTCTTGCTCTTCAG ggGCTTTTTCCCGGTGGTGATCGGTTTCATTCGGAGAGTCCCGGTCCTAGGATCCATCCTGAATCTACCTGGGATCAGCTCG CCGACCTAG